Sequence from the Fulvivirga ligni genome:
ATGGAGGCATGTTTTGGAATATGCCTACCAGAGCGATGAATACTAATCCAGGCCCTTCACTAGGTGATTGTCCTTGTGAGAATACCAGCGGAAAAATCATAAGACCAGCCAGAAAGGCTACAAGAGTATCAGATATAGTAACCCAGGTGGCAGAGTTCACAATATTGTCTTCTTTGCTGATGTATGAGCCGTAAGTGATCAGAGCTCCCATTCCCAGGCTTAAAGAGAAAAATGCTTGTCCCAGAGCGGAATATATGGTCGCACCATTGATAAGGCTAAAGTCAGGAACCAGATAAAAAGCTACACCATCAGCAGCATTGGGTAGATTAAGGCCATATATGATGATGAGAATAAGTATAATGAACAAGGTGGGCATCAATACTTTAGAAGTACCCTCGATACCTTTTTGAACTCCTCTGTAAACTATGAAGCCCGTTAATACCATAAATACCAGACTGTAGATCAGATTATCTGAAAAGTCTGCAGTGTAGTTATAAAAATAATTGCTCAACTCTTTTTGTTGAAGTAGGTCTCCAAAGCTCAGTTGCACAAAGTATCCGAATGCCCAGCCAGCAACTACATTGTAGAATGAAAGAATCATTACACCGCATAAAATGCCGAAGAAGCCAACCCAGGCCCATTTCTTTCCTCCTAATTTCTTGTAAGCACCAAAAGGATTTGCGCCAGTGTTTCTTCCTACAGCTACTTCACCCACCATTATAGGTAAACCAATAAGGAAGATC
This genomic interval carries:
- a CDS encoding sodium-dependent transporter, encoding MASRGGFSSKIGFIAAAAGSAVGLGNIWQFPYVAGENGGAAFLLIYVAWIFLIGLPIMVGEVAVGRNTGANPFGAYKKLGGKKWAWVGFFGILCGVMILSFYNVVAGWAFGYFVQLSFGDLLQQKELSNYFYNYTADFSDNLIYSLVFMVLTGFIVYRGVQKGIEGTSKVLMPTLFIILILIIIYGLNLPNAADGVAFYLVPDFSLINGATIYSALGQAFFSLSLGMGALITYGSYISKEDNIVNSATWVTISDTLVAFLAGLMIFPLVFSQGQSPSEGPGLVFIALVGIFQNMPPLLGKLVGCSFFLLLCFAALTSTISLLEVPVAFLVDQKKWSRKKSVIVMSAIIFALGLPSMLSYGASDLFSNFAYYEGTSKTFMDVVQDLFFVVSLPLGGFLLSIFIARHWKAKSLSEEISQGYASYKGSVIEKYFNLMITMVCPVVLGFMFILTVLQKFFGVSIF